One window of Micromonas commoda chromosome 1, complete sequence genomic DNA carries:
- a CDS encoding predicted protein — translation MSAVISAARSAIRSVTGTERSSFARLRAPDSLDPRYDQGGEDADTPWWRTPFLEVPATERRRGPTRDRGRDDNDDIGIDDDTDDRFYVGDDPLWPTLSHVVLMSFALRQMVRALERHHDGEKLGESCVCNMTVSQLRQCAEDAVEKAVKEVGKYELKRVGTEPKPPNPDEFPNYVHIKHVAKAPADRPKSEGALECDMQHVDFIGDDLLDVLRRRKWWDRRAKKRLKMVTAVSYWRTGKPLKVIREELIRSEQKAAISAKKNGTPPPPTVFGTREEVQALMPKVNDKREDQKVSPEENLAGEVILLHPEEHEMRFLELMIHALLRFDVHLASTKYHVNMQIDYDEDNNIVTDSSGREYGCVDSCAIS, via the exons ATGTCCGCCGTCATCAGCGCCGCACGCTCGGCCATACGCAGCGTCACCGGCACCGAGCGATCCAGCTTCGCGCGCCTTCGCGCGCCTGATTCGCTCGATCCTCGGTACGACCAGGGCGGGGAGGATGCGGATACTCCGTGGTGGCGGACGCCGTTCCTGGAGGTGCCCGCGACCGAGCGGAGGCGCGGCCCGACGAGAgaccgcggtcgcgacgacaacgacgacATAGGCATAGACGACGACACGGACGATAGGTTCTACGTCGGGGACGATCCGCTGTGGCCGACGCTGTCGCACGTCGTGCTGATGTCCTTCGCGCTTCGTCAGATGGTCCGAGCGCTCGAGCGGCaccacgacggcgagaagctcGGGGAATCGTGCGTGTGCAACATGACCGTGTCGCAGCTGCGTCAGTGCGCGGAGGATGCAGTGGAGAAAGCGGTGAAGGAGGTGGGCAAGTACGAGCTAAAGCGCGTGGGGACCGAGCCGAAGCCGCCCAATCCGGATGAGTTTCCAAATTACGTCCACATCAAGCATGTCGCAAAGGCGCCTGCAGACCGGCCAAAATCGGAGGGTGCCCTGGAGTGCGATATGCAACACGTGGACTTCATCGGTGACGACCTACTGGACGTgctgcggcggaggaagTGGTGGGATAGGCGGGCGAAGAAGCGGCTCAAGATGGTGACGGCG GTAAGCTACTGGCGCACGGGTAAGCCGCTTAAGGTGATACGGGAAGAGCTGATACGCTCGGAGCAGAAAGCGGCGATTTCCGCGAAGAAGAAcgggaccccgccgccgcctacAGTTTTTGGCACCAGGGAGGAGGTTCAGGCGCTGATGCCCAAGGTGAACGATAAGCGCGAGGATCAGAAGGTGTCGCCGGAGGAGAACCTGGCGGGAGAGGTCATCTTACTGCATCCGGAGGAACACGAGATGCGGTTCTTGGAGTTGATGATCCACGCGCTGCTTCGCTTCGACGTGCACCTGGCGAGCACGAAATACCACGTCAACATGCAGATCGACTACGACGAGGACAACAACATTGTGACGGACAGCAGTGGCCGCGAGTACGGCTGCGTGGACTCGTGCGCCATCTCTTGA
- the Rad50 gene encoding Rad50 DNA repair/recombination protein (Rad50 pairs with Mre11 (and Xrs2/NBS1 in animals, fungi) to repair double strand breaks. This complex functions in DNA repair, telomere maintenance, and meiotic recombination) translates to MCSVDKMLIKGIRSFSPDNDHAIIFPKPLTLIVGRNGAGKTTVIECLKMATTGELPPSARAGQAFIHDPKVANVTEVKAQIKLRFRDVRAQPCVVTRSFQLAQKSGGKLEKKDLDQVIQTIDEKTGEKVSVSRKCADINATVPDMMGVSKAILENVVFVHQEDSNWPLGEAATLKKKFDEIFSATKYTKALEHIGRLRKEQAAAIKEHKLRVENLRLQKDHASKLKDRHDDARDKATALGSRMKELQGKIDECNSAVTAAGGDIHELRSLSEKIGQLEARREAIVTENSRKHANLGTYEMTDPTEVLEKSAEDFAAQVSSLKRLLEECERKSGDLGLEIANFTERREKVRAKIAAKLVGLRAAADALRAKHSAEDDERTAAADAAARKLAAKEEAARVRSERRDSRRSRRAEQISAEIAACAVSDRAVDDLNARLVQQRTAFEDKQRDATSSTIADDLEIKCRELEDLDRNLQRLRSEQDRAAAAGESALRLRLKREELFSAEERLAALLAAKKPALREIFGDDDAAVPSSGASVRDAVREMRELTVGELDRARVASVAAEAALDAAAKALDGARLDRERLDAELDELESRAGAVLDEPESRDASAGSRFAGYDRALADADAAVAEADAMLAETENMSKVFGNFARTAERQRCCALCARDFETDGGLAEFRAQLDEKLRRLPGRVDQLKTSRENARTKRAAIHALGPAAARYRALVDAVLPESDSTLSEASATVDAARVAAAAAGADVADAEARRARIIALTDDADAITALLRESDSARSALEELERSMGIAPSQQTQGGQSQPRGEARTVSSIAADIEDCEIARSAAEKDRDLLRRRKERMDRDLLDAERELAATREEHVRTQAKVERRAELRRELAEIETEEKEAAADEARRAAECAPAEAERERLAALREEARAKARAVEAAADDTTRALQREVRFSSSLHSFLASSFDTVTRTPPQVDAMDAADKPIEGYYARAVAAQLTRAKAELDDAEGKLESLRTEFAEIEKKGKKHGELMSQQESLKRSLDDNIAFRKGKEEADRLAKEIERLNSQVRSRAGNLADFERVYKRKTEARDALKAEYAESQGRVKTHQEAMDSCRRELGGPQYAGVDDRLMRQVVELKTSEMVSQDLERYYGALDRALMAFHASKMSDINRVVRELWQRTYRGQDIDYIQIRSDDDGAAKKTGGVRSSYNYRVVMVVGDAELEMRGRCSAGQKVLACLIIRLALAETFCLNCGILALDEPTTNLDAPNADSLARSLVDIMHSRRDQENFQLIVITHDMHFAQVLGQREHADYYWRITKDDDQHSHIECENIYE, encoded by the exons ATGTGCTCCGTCGACAAGATGCTCATCAAGGGCATCCGCAGCTTCAGCCCCGATAACGACCATGCGATCATCTTCCCGAAGCCCCTCACGCTTATCGTCGGGCGCAACGGCGCGGGAAAGACG ACGGTGATCGAATGCTTGAAGATGGCGACGACCGGCGAGCTTcctccgagcgcgcgggccggACAGGCTTTCATCCACGACCCGAAGGTGGCGAACGTCACCGAGGTCAAGGCGCAAATCAAGCTTCGattccgcgacgtccgcgcgcagcCGTGCGTCGTGACCAGATCCTTCCAGCTGGCGCAGAAGAGCGGCGGTAAGCTCGAGAAGAAAGATCTCGACCAGGTCATACAGACGATCGATGAGAAGACGGGGGAGAAGGTGAGCGTCAGTCGCAAGTGCGCCGACATCAACGCGACCGTGCCAGATATGATGGGAGTCAGCAAGGCGATCCTCGAGAACGTGGTGTTCGTCCACCAGGAGGACAGCAACTGGCCGCTGGGagaggcggcgacgttgaAGAAAAAGTTTGACGAGATATTCAGCGCTACGAAGTACACGAAGGCCCTCGAGCACATCGGAAGGCTGCGAAAGGAGcaggccgcggcgatcaaaGAGCATAAGCTGAGGGTGGAGAACCTCCGGCTGCAAAAAGATCACGCATCCAAGCTGAAGGATaggcacgacgacgcgagggacaaGGCCACGGCGCTCGGATCGCGGATGAAAGAGCTTCAG GGGAAGATAGATGAGTGCAActcggcggtgaccgccgccggcggggacaTCCACGAACTTCGTTCGCTCTCGGAGAAGATCGGGCAGCTAgaggcgaggagggaggcgATCGTGACGGAGAATTCGCGCAAGCACGCGAACCTGGGCACGTACGAGATGACAGACCCGACAGAGGTGCTCGAAAAATCCGCCGAGGACTTTGCCGCACAG GTGTCGAGCCTCAAGCGCCTGCTGGAGGAGTGCGAGCGGAAATCCGGCGACCTCGGGCTGGAGATCGCCAATTTcaccgagcgccgcgagaag GTGAGGGCGAAGATTGCCGCAAAGCTTGTGGGGCTCAGAGCCGCTGCGGACGCGCTTCGGGCCAAGCacagcgccgaggacgacgagaggaccgccgccgctgatgccgccgcgaggaaaCTCGCCGCAAAGGAAGAGGCCGCGAGGGTTCGCTCGGAGCGACGCGATAGCCGCCGAAG CAGGCGCGCGGAGCAGATATCCGCGGAGATTGCCGCGTGCGCGGTGTCCGACCGGGCGGTCGACGACCTCAACGCCAGGCTCGTGCAGCAGCGCACGGCCTTCGAGGACAAGCAG cgcgacgcgacgtcgtccacgatCGCGGACGATCTCGAAATCAAGTGCCGCGAACTCGAGGACCTCGACCGAAACCTCCAGCGACTCAGGTCGGAGCaagaccgcgccgccgccgcgggcgagagcgCGCTCAGGCTTCGACtgaagcgcgaggagctcttcTCCGCAGAG gagcgcctcgccgcgttactcgccgcgaagaaacCCGCGTTGCGCGAGATTttcggtgacgacgacgccgccgtcccgagctcgggcgcttccgtccgcgacgccgtccgcgagaTGCGGGAGCTCACCGTCGGGGAACTAGAccgtgcgcgcgtcgcgagcgtcgccgctgaggccgccttggacgcggcggcgaaggcgttgGACGGCGCTCGATTGGACCGCGAGCGATTGGACGCCGAACTGGACGAGCTGGAGTCGAGGGCGGGTGCCGTGTTGGACGAGCCGGAGTcgagggacgcgtccgcgggttcTCGTTTCGCCGGATACGACCgagcgctcgccgacgccgacgccgccgtcgcggaggctgacgcgatgctcgcggaaACCGAGAACATGTCCAAAGTTTTTGGTAACTTTGCTCGTACGGCGGAGCGGCAGAGATGTTGCGCGCTCTGCGCCAG GGATTTCGAAACTGACGGGGGCCTCGCCGAGTTCAGGGCCCAACTCGACGAGAAGCTCCGACGACTCCCCGGTCGCGTCGACCAGCTCAAGACGTCGCGCGAGAACGCCCGGACAAAGCGGGCGGCGATACACGCGTtgggacccgccgccgcgcgataccgtgcgctcgtcgacgccgtgctgcCCGAGAGCGACTCCACGCTGTCCGAGGCTTCAGccaccgtcgacgcggctcgcgtcgcagccgcagccgcgggcgccgacgtcgccgacgccgaggcgcggcgcgcgcgaataATCGCACTGACGGACGATGCCGACGCGATCACGGCGCTGTTGAGGGAGAGCGATTCGGCCCGCTCCGCTCTCGAGGAACTGGAACGCTCCATGGGCATCGCGCCTTCGCAGCAGACGCAGGGTGGGCAGTCGCAGCCGCGGGGCGAGGCTCGAACGGTGAGCTCAATCGCGGCGGATATTGAGGATTGCGAGAttgcgaggagcgccgcggagaaggatcGCGACTTGCTCAGGCGGAGAAAGGAGCGCATGGATCGGGATCTTCTCGAtgcggagcgcgagctggcgGCGACCAGGGAGGAACATGTCCGGACACAGGCGAAGgtggagcgacgcgcggagcttAGACGCGAGCTG GCTGAGATCGAGACAGAAGAGAAGGAggcagccgccgacgaggcccgccgcgccgccgagtgcgcacccgcggaggctgagcgcgaaaggctcgcggcgctccgcgagGAAGCCAGGGCCAAAGCCCGCGCCgtggaagccgcggcggacgataCGACCCGCGCCCTGCAACGTGAGGTACGATTCTCATCGTCGCTCCACTCTTTTCTCGCATCCAGCTTTGACACCGTcacgcgtacgccgccgcaggtggacgccatggacgcggcggataAGCCCATCGAGGGATACTACGCGCGGGCAGTGGCTGCGCAGCTCACCCGGGCGAAAGCCGAGCTCGATGATGCCGAAGGTAAGCTTGAATCGCTGAGGACCGAATTCGCCGAGATCGAGAAGAAAGGCAAGAAACACGGCGAGCTCATGAGCCAACAGGAGAGTCTGAAGCGCTCGCTGGACGATAACATCGCGTTTCGGAAggggaaggaggaggcggacagGCTTGCGAAGGAGATCGAGAGGCTCAACTCGCAGGTTCGATCCCGCGCTGGGAACCTCGCGGACTTTGAGCGCGTTTACAAACGCAAGACAGAAGCGAG GGATGCGCTAAAGGCTGAGTACGCTGAGTCGCAAGGCAGGGTAAAGACCCACCAGGAGGCCATGGACTCGTGTCGGAGAGAACTCGGCGGGCCGCAGTACGCGGGTGTTGACGACAGGCTCAT GCGACAGGTTGTCGAGCTCAAAACCTCGGAGATGGTCTCGCAGGACCTGGAGAGGTATTACGGCGCGCTGGACCGGGCTCTGATGGCCTTCCATGCGTCCAAGATGAGCGACATCAACAGGGTGGTCCGCGAGCTCTGGCAGCGAACGTACCGCGGTCAGGACATCGACTATATCCAGATCcggtccgacgacgacggcgcggcgaaaaAAACCGGTGGAGTCCGAAGCTCGTACAACTACCGCGTGGTCatggtcgtcggcgacgccgagcttgaGATGCGGGGACGATGCTCCGCGGGCCAGAAGGTTCTAGCTTGCCTGATCATCCGCttggcgctggcggagacGTTTTGCCTCAACTGCGGCATTCTCGCGTTGGACGAACCGACCACGAACCTGGATGCCCCCAACGCCGACTCGCTGGCTCGGTCGCTCGTTGACATCATGCACTCGAGGCGCGACCAGGAGAACTTTCAGCTCATCGTAATCACCCACGACATGCACTTTGCTCAGGTCCTCGGTCAGCGCGAGCACGCGGACTACTACTGGAGGATCACGAAAGACGATGACCAGCACAGTCATATCGAGTGCGAGAACATCTACGAGTGA
- a CDS encoding predicted protein, with protein sequence MNPLETFRLVVVYLLPALLALLLGTPSSPAGASPSFPSSNDANARRAQPGSAAVFVDGSVTQGKPAGVGVWYGVGHPLNFAAALPSPTFDDNNLAELAAVFVALIRHPRNAPMKIHTDSAYVIQTLNPDRSPTMNRCRRSSSPARRSGDGSAAGSAAARRALTRAARLLLRWRAAATSFRKVRGHVGDVGNERADRLAALGSRSAFVAAFVPATATDLFSPFGRCAWWPELLRFLSGEDGVGRGAIVESGGARDVPGSGRLATQG encoded by the exons ATGAACCCGCTCGAAACGTTtcgactcgtcgtcgtgtaCCTTCTtcccgcgctgctcgcgctgctgctcgggacgccgtcgtccccggccgGCGCCTCGCCATCGTTCCCTAGTTCCaacgacgccaacgcgcgccgtgcgcagcccgggagcgcggcggtttTCGTCGATGGAAGCGTCACCCAAGGCaaacccgcgggcgtcggcgtctggTACGGAGTCGGTCATCCGCTgaacttcgccgccgcgctcccgtcgccgacgttcgACGACAAcaacctcgcggagctcgcggccgtGTTCGTCGCCCTCATCCGACACCCGCGTAACGCGCCGATGAAAATACACACCGACAGCGCGTACGTGATCCAGACGCTCAACCCCGATCGAAGTCCGACGATGAACCGATGTCGGCGGTCGTCctcacccgcgcgacgctcgggcgacgggtcagccgccgggtccgccgccgcgcgccgcgcgttgacgcgcgccgcgaggctcctGCTCCgctggcgcgccgcggcgacatCGTTCCGCaag GTTCGCGGCCACGTCGGCGATGTCGGCAacgagcgcgccgatcgcctcgccgcgctgggctCGAGATCCGCATTTGTCGCGGCGTTCGTtcccgccaccgcgacggaccTGTTCTCGCCTTTCGGCCGATGCGCGTGGTGGCCAGAGCTGCTGAGGTTCCTGTCTGGGGAGGATggggtcgggcgcggggcgatcgtCGAGTCGGGTGGGGCGCGGGACGTCCCGGGTTCGGGTCGGTTGGCGACTCAAGGTTGA
- a CDS encoding luecine-rich repeat protein (pfam 00560: LRR_1 Leucine-rich Repeat (LRR) protein [Function unkown]), with protein MDNLKASLGHLPVELRALVLSHIEQVKTRQILVLSSTFRKAFSLPGALPRTFDFEGVAGDVIAKCLVRLLDDDRVRSLRKERALELIGVYSDRLCEYACGRNFVVLKWAHNELDLPWAPYPAGRVSDDVLVLRVLRESSSVLKRRWRENTRPEEWWGVKIVDGRVEELKLHSLGLCAVPAEIGQLTALKSLWLGSNRLTSLPAEIGQLTALQVLLLNANHLTSVPAEVWQLTSLEGLRLDDNQLTSVPAEIGQLTLLELLDLSGNELTSVPAWIEQLTSLEQLSLNGNRLTSLPAEIGQLTSLEVLYLRHNQLTSLPAEIGQLTSMRELFLWGNRLTSVPAAIRELRAAGCNVCMDDGVTVDE; from the coding sequence ATGGACAACCTGAAGGCAAGCCTTGGTCATCTCCCCGTCGAGCTCCGGGCGCTCGTCCTGTCTCACATCGAGCAGGTCAAAACGCGGCAGATACTGGTGCTCAGCTCGACGTTTCGGAAGGCTTTTTCGCTGCCCGGGGCTTTGCCGCGGACTTTCGACTTCGAGGGGGTCGCGGGCGATGTTATCGCCAAATGCCTTGTTCGTCTGCTGGATGACGATCGCGTGCGGTCGCTGAGGAAGGAGCGCGCGTTGGAGCTCATAGGGGTGTACAGCGACCGCCTCTGCGAGTACGCCTGTGGACGGAACTTCGTGGTTCTGAAGTGGGCTCACAACGAGCTCGACCTTCCGTGGGCGCCGTATCCTGCCGGGcgcgtgagcgacgacgtcctcgtgctACGCGTGCTACGTGAGTCATCGTCGGTGCTCAAGCGGCGTTGGCGGGAGAACACAAGGCCGGAGGAGTGGTGGGGGGTGAAGATAGTTGACGGGCGggtggaggagctcaagtTGCACAGCTTGGGACTATGCGCGGTAccggcggagattgggcagctcacgGCGCTGAAGTCGTTGTGGCTCGGCAGcaatcggctgacgagcctgccggcggagatcgggcagctcacggcGCTGCAGGTGTTGTTGCTCAACGCCAATCATCTGAcaagcgtgccggcggaggtcTGGCAGCTCACATCGCTGGAGGGGTtgcgcctcgacgacaatcagctgacgagcgtgccggcggagatcgggcagctcacgttGCTGGAGCTTTTGGACCTCAGCGGCAatgagctgacgagcgtgccggcgtgGATCgagcagctcacgtcgctggagcaGTTGTCCCTCAACGGcaatcggctgacgagcctgccggcggagatcggtcagctcacgtcgctggaggtGTTGTACCTCCGGcacaatcagctgacgagcttgccggcggagatcgggcagctcacgtcgaTGAGGGAGTTGTTCCTCTGGGGcaatcggctgacgagcgtgccggctgCGATACGCGAGCTCAGAGCGGCGGGCTGCAATGTGTGCATGGATGACGGCgtgacggtggacgagtgA
- a CDS encoding u-box domain/leucine-rich repeat protein, producing the protein MSTSSQMRHVLRTLRTVILQCDLSGPDADLVVEPIVLMCPITRNMFRDPVVLFDSGHTYERSAIVSHFQCNGAKDPLTGLALSSARVTTNWAVRQIVRDWLDKHPDVTPDGWDGRELLEPSNDDRTRIIDDEGDVGVLRTWRAMCPALQRRWPEAARPEHWEGVTMENSRVVKLELGEFGLTGAVPAEIWRLGALRKLNLSRNQLTSVPAEIGQLTSLTEVHLFSNQLTSVPAEIGQLTSLRQLHLGGNQLTSVPAEIGQLTSLEWLSLNGNHLTSVPAEIGQLTSLRLLHLDGNRLTSVPAEIGQLTSLEWLSLNGNHLTSVPSEIGQLTSLIVLYLNGNQLTSVPAAIRDLQGNGCDVKLDTGVIIEDLEAQAERRRRANEEILRAAAEQQFQARFYGSPH; encoded by the coding sequence ATGTCCACCTCATCGCAGATGCGACACGTACTGCGAACCCTGCGTACAGTCATTTTACAGTGCGACCTTTCAGGCCCCGATGCAGATCTCGTTGTGGAGCCCATCGTGCTCATGTGCCCCATCACGCGAAATATGTTCCGCGACCCGGTGGTGCTTTTCGACTCTGGTCACACGTACGAGAGGAGCGCTATCGTATCGCACTTCCAGTGCAACGGAGCCAAGGACCCGCTCACGGGTCTCGCCCTGAGcagcgcgagggtgacgacgaaCTGGGCGGTGAGACAGATTGTTCGGGATTGGCTGGACAAGCACCCGGACGTGACGCCCGACGGGTGGGACGGTCGGGAGCTTCTGGAGCCGTCTAACGATGACAGGACGCGAATAATTgacgacgagggtgacgTCGGAGTGCTCCGGACATGGCGTGCGATGTGCCCTGCACTGCAGAGGAGGTGGCCGGAGGCTGCGCGACCGGAGCACTGGGAAGGGGTGACGATGGAAAACAGCCGGGTGGTGAAGCTCGAGTTGGGTGAGTTTGGCCTGACCGGAGCGGTGCCAGCTGAGATTTGGCGTCTGGGTGCGTTGAGGAAGTTGAACCTCAGccgcaatcagctgacgagcgtgccggcggagatcgggcagctcacgtcgctgaccgAGGTGCACCTCTTTTccaatcagctgacgagcgtgccggcggagatcgggcagctcacgtcgctgaggcAGCTGCACCTcggcggcaatcagctgacgagcgtgccggcggagatcgggcaactcacgtcgctggagtgGTTGAGCCTCAACGGCAATCAtttgacgagcgtgccggcggagatcgggcagctcacgtcgctgaggtTGTTGCACCTCGACGGCAATCGGCTtacgagcgtgccggcggagatcgggcagctcacgtcgctggagtgGTTGAGCCTCAACGGCAATCAtttgacgagcgtgccgtcGGAGATCGGtcagctcacgtcgctgatCGTGTTGTACCTCaacggcaatcagctgacgagcgtgccggctgCGATAAGGGACCTGCAAGGCAATGGTTGTGACGTGAAGCTGGACACGGGCGTTATAATCGAAGACCtggaggcgcaggcggagcgacggagacgcgcgaaCGAGGAAATCCTCCGCGCGGCTGCCGAGCAGCAGTTCCAAGCCAGGTTTTACGGTTCACCTCACTGA
- a CDS encoding heme-binding peroxidase (pfam 00141: Peroxidase; see PROSITE [PS50873]), translating to MAPTRTRILALAPVILVVVLCLEGCRAQQQQQQQQQQPPSTAELWAEYLNIDPAAAAADPTARLADDDVPDFWPDGEDLEPDINTTCAEMGRDHCPYDANYERASILCEWKAKGATNWMVRSTVRGYPYVTEGDAVSGDPLAAADWLRIAFHETGQFMWNNRRGTGDDGSFWYEANAKTAPSKFAANFELWEQTLDARKKVYRTVNRCGASVEDACRYPCEEVCDYVDQTLFPGFKPTGSASSSCDESLEDTAAEDFPVEATRGGYAAASYSTRSGSSSGSSSGSYSTRSATRPTTPARTSTTRAVRVARHASSSPSSPSSSSSSSSAGSSSASRSSAGSASSSSSSSSEAGGRATPRSVRRPGRVEHPRHHDADAWMIAAALPEGFRTPFDQTAALAEGKGTSACYSRCRSDCAEHHGNSLETEPGYVPGHDTTSSSSSRKDVECEVSFADVLQYAGAASVEVTGGPKLLRHVKPGRCDANGPDGAFILPASHGQSVADMVNTIPFFKQCHCAGTSHLVALTGAHTLGHAHSRHVTDWCVQQSLPNTENSRNLDATPDVFDNTFWKHVTRAECPRFRKHADHYDRCTAPYLADSYAQTTWPRLQPTKQDCDEPFAWNNTNDTLWYDRWGDTCDPRDEPRRCANVTSADSGTCSSSVCGGECVPPERSTRCECDVCDSALTNREFCTGAATCGTFHSDHMLWATRETYREVELYATDQAKFFANYALAHVRMAHVGCEACGVGTDLTSDPCAGGGDDHHDHHH from the exons atggcgccgacgcgcacccgtattctcgcgctcgcgcccgtcatcctcgtcgtcgtcctctgCCTCGAAGGGTGCCgggcgcagcagcagcagcagcagcagcagcagcagcctccttccaccgccgagctc TGGGCGGAATACTTGAAcatcgaccccgccgccgccgcggccgacccgaccgctcgcctcgccgacgacgacgttcccGACTTCTGGCCGG acggcgaggacctcgagCCGGACATCAATACCACGTGCGCGGAGATGGGTCGCGACCACTGCCCATACGATGCAAACTACGAACGCGCGTCCATCCTCTGCGAGTGgaaggcgaagggcgcgacaAACTGGATGGTGCGTTCCACCGTCAGGGGCTACCCGTACGTCACGGAGGGCGATGCCGTGAGCGgcgacccgctcgccgccgcggattgGCTCCGCATAGCTTTCCACGAGACTGGTCAGTTCATGTGGAATAACCGGCgcggcaccggcgacgacggctcgtTCTG GTACGAAGCCAACGCGAAAACGGCGCCGTCAAAGTTTGCCGCTAACTTTGAGCTGTGGGAGCAGACCCTGGACGCCAGGAAGAAGGTGTACCGCACGGTAAACAGgtgcggcgcgtccgtcgaggacgcgtgCAGGTACCCGTGCGAGGAG GTGTGCGACTACGTGGATCAGACGCTGTTCCCGGGTTTTAAACCCAccggctcggcgagctccagcTGCGACGAGAGCCTCGAGGataccgccgcggaggattTCCCCGTCGAGGCTacccgcggcggctacgccgccgcgagctaCTCGACGCGATCTGGAAGCTCCTCTGGAAGCTCCTCTGGAAGCTactcgacgcgatcggcgacCCGTCCgaccacccccgcgcggacgtcgacgacgcgcgcggtccgaGTGGCTCGTCACGCATCTTCGTCTCCTtcctctccttcttcttcttcttcttcttcgtccGCCGGTTCATCGTCTGCTTCCAGATCATCCGCCGGGTCGGCGTCCTCATCTTCGTCTTCTTCTTCAGAGGCTGGCggtcgagcgacgccgcgctccgtccgccgccccggccgcgtcgagcacccACGCCaccacgacgcggacgcgtggatgatcgccgccgcgcttccGGAGGGGTTCCGAACTCCGTTCGACCAGActgccgcgctcgccgagggcaAAGGTACGAGCGCTTGCTACTCTCGGTGCCGCTCCGACTGCGCGGAGCATCACGGGAACTCGCTCGAGACGGAGCCCGGATACGTACCCGGACACGACACTACTTCGAGTAGTTCGTCCCGAAAAGACGTCGAGTGCGAGGTTTCCTTCGCGGACGTCCTTCAgtacgccggcgccgcctccgtcgaggTCACCGGCGGCCCCAAGCTTCTGCGACACGTCAAG CCCGGCCGttgcgacgcgaacggcccCGACGGAGCCTTCATCTTACCCGCGTCTCACGGCCAGAGCGTCGCCGACATGGTGAACACGATACCGTTCTTCAAGCAGTGCCACTGCGCCGGTACATCGCACCTCGTGGCGCTGACCGGGGCGCACACGCTCGGCCACGCGCACTCCAGGCACGTCACCGACTGGTGCGTCCAGCAGTCGCTGCCAAACACGGAAAACTCGAGAAACCTGGACGCCACCCCGGACGTGTTCGACAATACCTTCTGGAAACAcgtgacccgcgcggagTGCCCGCGCTTTCGCAAGCACGCGGATCATTACGACAGGTGCACCGCGCCCTACCTCGCCGACTCGTACGCGCAAACGACCTGGCCAAGGCTCCAGCCGACAAAGCAGGACTGCGACGAGCCCTTCGCGTGGAATAACACGAACGACACCCTCTGGTACGATCGATGGGGCGACACgtgcgacccgcgcgatgaaCCTCGCAGGTGTGCGAACGTGACGTCCGCGGACAGCGGCACGTGCAG CTCGAGCgtgtgcggcggcgagtgcgtcCCTCCCGAGCGGTCCACCAGGTGCGAGTGCGACGTGTGCGATTCCGCGTTGACGAATCGCGAATTTTGCACTGGAGCCGCCACGTGCGGCACCTTTCACAGCGATCACATGCTCTGGGCCACGCGCGAGACGTACCGCGAGGTGGAGCTGTACGCGACGGACCAGGCCAAGTTTTTTGCCAATTACGCGCTCGCCCACGTCAGGATGGCTCACGTTGGGTGCGAGGCTTGCGGCGTAGGGACTGACCTCACGTCGGATCcgtgcgccggcggcggcgacgaccaccACGACCACCACCACTga